A genomic window from Desulfobacterales bacterium includes:
- a CDS encoding catalase family protein produces MVQEYREQNENTDIQNIIKALKKKMDKDYSSGTMKRGAHPKHHGCIKAEFIVEPNLSDELRVGIFKEARSFPAWIRFSNASGGVQSDLEKDMRGIAIKVMNIEGEKLLEDEKEEKTQDFLLLSYPLLPIGTVSDFSKLIDSAKYPLWFFLNPFSLHIRELKLFIDAARKHTNPLDIRYWSTTPYMFGEKAVKYSIKPTSNNLKQMPVKPTENYLREIMQQQLSETEASFDFMVQFQTDPVKMPIEDASILWDESLSPFQKVATIKIPSQRFDSNKQMEFCENLSFTPWHSLPEHRPIGGLNRARKEIYRELSKFRHQKNDISRKEPTGSESF; encoded by the coding sequence ATTGTTCAAGAATATCGCGAACAAAATGAGAATACCGATATTCAGAATATTATCAAAGCTTTAAAGAAAAAAATGGATAAAGATTATTCTTCTGGAACTATGAAGCGCGGAGCACATCCTAAACATCATGGTTGTATTAAAGCAGAATTTATAGTTGAACCTAATTTATCAGATGAATTGAGAGTTGGAATATTCAAAGAAGCTCGTAGCTTTCCTGCCTGGATTCGTTTTTCCAATGCATCTGGGGGAGTTCAGTCTGATTTAGAAAAAGATATGCGTGGTATAGCGATAAAAGTTATGAATATTGAAGGTGAAAAATTATTGGAAGATGAAAAGGAGGAGAAAACTCAGGATTTTCTTCTTTTAAGCTATCCTCTACTTCCGATAGGGACGGTTTCAGATTTTTCTAAACTTATTGATTCTGCTAAATATCCTTTATGGTTTTTTTTAAATCCATTTTCTTTGCATATACGTGAACTTAAACTTTTTATAGATGCAGCTCGAAAACATACCAATCCTTTAGACATTCGTTATTGGAGTACAACACCATATATGTTTGGGGAAAAAGCCGTTAAATACTCGATCAAGCCTACTTCAAATAATCTTAAACAAATGCCTGTGAAACCTACAGAAAATTATTTGCGTGAAATAATGCAGCAACAGCTATCGGAGACAGAAGCTTCTTTTGATTTTATGGTTCAATTTCAAACTGATCCAGTCAAGATGCCTATCGAAGATGCGAGTATTCTTTGGGACGAATCTCTTTCTCCTTTTCAAAAGGTTGCAACTATTAAAATTCCTTCTCAGCGTTTTGATTCAAACAAACAAATGGAATTTTGTGAAAATTTGTCTTTTACTCCTTGGCATAGTCTTCCAGAACACAGGCCGATTGGAGGACTTAACAGAGCTCGTAAAGAAATATATCGTGAACTTTCAAAATTTCGACATCAAAAAAATGATATATCACGTAAAGAACCTACAGGGTCTGAAAGTTTTTAA
- a CDS encoding response regulator has translation MKNVLIVDDSPNIRKLIRNELQDAEYNIIEAENGFVALAKVAESLPDIITLDIEMPKLNGFDTLKKIREIVSKYHEASRNIPVIFVTSHDNLQDRIRGFELGATEFIVKPFQKGELLNSVNRILNPGDRLKGLTALIADDSRTDRNIISECLKKEGLNIFEADNGLAAFEIICNHMSEIDIVIADFVMPNLDGNTLCQKIRKELNLNIPIIILTGGQNLSKLLTVFKSGATDYLVKPFVKEELFARLIAHLDRTQIDNNIKKTLDELHELSNLQDNIVAVCSHDLRAPLSSIVGLCNLFEKNKYLSSDDSKILSDITSKTNYALNLVNNILETMKKRDKFQKESYINFEKFNAKYIEENSVAESVKNLKVLIVEDNPINQQVASDILRSAEIFIDIANNGYEAISFLKEKNYDVILMDIQMPGINGYDTAKLIRTDLKLKDIPIIAMTAHVVDEEIEKCFSAGMNAYVPKPISSNEVLSVIHQCLKSLNPVSLANKKVEKPIEHLPFNDLPPYLPGIDVQDFLNRSNGNTKLLKKILLVFLDNCPFSPKDIKNAILSNDTNKAKFVAHSIKGISANISAKTLFNYSKEIEACIQNFDANEFEKIFIGFEKAFEDVILASNIIKSFEKSNRPIEEEVQFDIEKISTIILKMKNLIIERDFYTLEYVEELKKHLASSANVKDKVELLAKQVNEFNFNSALQSLEQIANALKISLSTSTAPLRG, from the coding sequence ATGAAAAACGTATTAATCGTAGATGATAGTCCTAATATTAGGAAATTAATCCGAAATGAGCTTCAAGATGCTGAATATAATATAATAGAAGCTGAAAATGGATTTGTAGCATTAGCCAAAGTCGCAGAATCTCTTCCAGATATTATTACCCTTGACATTGAAATGCCTAAATTGAATGGTTTTGATACTTTAAAAAAAATTCGAGAAATTGTATCAAAATACCATGAAGCTTCAAGGAACATTCCAGTAATATTCGTTACATCCCATGATAATTTGCAAGACCGAATTAGGGGATTTGAACTTGGAGCAACAGAATTCATTGTAAAACCTTTTCAAAAAGGAGAATTACTTAATTCTGTAAATCGAATTTTAAATCCTGGAGATAGGTTAAAAGGTCTTACAGCTTTAATAGCTGATGACAGTAGAACAGATAGAAATATAATTTCAGAATGTTTAAAAAAAGAAGGCTTAAATATATTTGAAGCAGATAACGGATTGGCAGCATTTGAAATAATTTGTAACCATATGTCTGAAATTGATATAGTTATTGCTGATTTTGTTATGCCTAACTTAGACGGAAATACTCTTTGCCAAAAAATTAGAAAAGAATTGAATTTAAATATTCCAATAATAATTTTAACTGGAGGCCAAAATTTATCCAAATTATTAACTGTTTTTAAGTCAGGTGCGACTGATTACCTTGTTAAGCCATTTGTTAAGGAAGAACTTTTTGCTCGCTTAATCGCACATTTAGATAGAACTCAAATTGACAATAACATAAAAAAAACTTTAGACGAACTTCACGAACTTAGCAATTTGCAGGATAATATTGTAGCCGTATGTTCTCACGATCTAAGGGCTCCTTTATCTTCTATAGTTGGACTTTGCAATCTTTTTGAAAAAAATAAATACTTATCATCTGATGATTCCAAAATTCTTTCTGATATTACTTCCAAAACTAATTATGCGCTTAATTTAGTTAATAACATACTCGAAACTATGAAAAAAAGAGATAAATTTCAAAAGGAATCCTATATTAATTTTGAAAAATTTAATGCGAAATATATTGAAGAAAATAGTGTTGCTGAGTCAGTAAAGAATCTAAAAGTCCTTATAGTCGAAGATAATCCAATTAATCAGCAAGTAGCTTCGGATATACTTCGTAGTGCAGAAATTTTTATAGATATTGCTAATAATGGTTATGAAGCAATATCTTTTCTAAAAGAAAAGAATTATGACGTTATCTTAATGGATATTCAAATGCCCGGAATTAATGGATATGATACTGCCAAACTTATACGAACTGACTTAAAATTAAAGGATATTCCTATCATAGCAATGACAGCCCATGTTGTTGATGAAGAAATTGAAAAATGTTTTTCTGCAGGCATGAATGCTTATGTTCCAAAACCTATTTCAAGTAATGAAGTTTTATCTGTTATACATCAGTGCTTAAAATCTTTAAACCCGGTAAGTCTTGCAAACAAAAAAGTTGAAAAACCTATAGAGCATTTGCCTTTTAATGACTTGCCGCCCTATTTGCCAGGAATAGATGTGCAAGATTTTTTAAATAGATCCAACGGTAATACAAAATTGTTAAAAAAAATATTATTAGTTTTTTTAGATAATTGCCCTTTTAGTCCAAAAGATATTAAAAATGCTATTTTGTCTAATGATACAAACAAAGCAAAATTTGTTGCTCATTCTATAAAAGGTATTAGCGCCAATATTTCTGCAAAAACGTTATTTAATTATTCAAAAGAAATAGAAGCATGTATCCAAAATTTTGATGCTAACGAATTTGAAAAAATATTTATAGGCTTTGAAAAGGCTTTTGAAGATGTTATCCTTGCAAGTAATATAATAAAATCTTTTGAAAAATCAAATCGTCCTATTGAAGAAGAAGTTCAATTTGATATTGAAAAAATAAGCACTATAATTTTAAAAATGAAAAACTTGATAATTGAAAGGGATTTTTATACACTTGAATATGTAGAAGAACTAAAAAAACATTTGGCTTCTTCTGCTAACGTAAAAGATAAGGTTGAATTATTAGCAAAACAAGTAAATGAGTTTAATTTTAATAGTGCATTGCAAAGTTTAGAACAAATCGCCAATGCATTAAAAATATCACTATCTACATCTACTGCCCCATTAAGGGGATAA
- a CDS encoding diguanylate cyclase, protein MKPDNNTQEKLNDIINGYAKQLPDKIKDIETICEQVFSLPRDDDRLKKFHRIVHTLAGSSGFFGYKILVEPARELSKLIKNIIENNIDLDEILKIQIKKYIGYFNELINTNDKFKNQDVTKVFIKTPNHEASITQKEQKEKLIFIVEDDKYLRESLSIQIQNFGYKVYSFANPEDLQKNSKNIVPSLIIADIIFSENSISGIDFISKLDKTTNERTFVIFISTANDPDTRLRAVKAGGDAYITKPINFSNLIEKIESLLNTVEIDPYRILIVEDEPELSSYYSAILEGTGMKTMTVNDPSKVFAPLVNFYPDLILMDMYMPQYSGIEIAKCIRQMDSFFSIPIVFLSAETDKNKQMAAMSMGGDDFLIKPIEPNYLISSVTIRAERMRILRSFMEKDGLTGLFNHTKIKENLVNAFKYSSRNNIPLSFAMIDIDSFKNVNDTYGHPVGDKVIVAMSKLLQQRLRSTDIIGRYGGEEFAVILKDINSSCAKNILNDLCVNFSKIKHQAGDKEFFVTFSAGIASFPNFNDPVDLCDAADKALYKAKNFGKNQVVVAEKMFC, encoded by the coding sequence ATGAAACCAGATAACAATACCCAGGAAAAACTTAACGATATTATTAACGGTTACGCAAAACAGCTTCCAGATAAGATAAAGGACATTGAAACAATTTGTGAACAAGTATTTTCGCTCCCAAGAGATGATGATCGTCTTAAAAAATTCCACAGAATAGTTCATACTCTTGCTGGCTCAAGTGGATTTTTTGGCTATAAAATTTTGGTTGAACCCGCTCGTGAGCTTTCTAAACTTATCAAAAATATAATAGAAAATAATATCGATTTAGACGAAATTTTAAAAATACAAATAAAAAAATATATTGGATATTTTAATGAATTAATTAATACTAATGATAAATTTAAAAATCAAGATGTTACTAAAGTATTCATCAAGACGCCAAATCATGAGGCATCAATAACTCAAAAGGAACAAAAAGAAAAATTAATTTTTATTGTTGAAGATGATAAATATTTAAGGGAAAGCCTTTCCATTCAAATTCAAAATTTTGGTTATAAAGTTTATTCTTTTGCTAATCCAGAAGATTTACAAAAAAATTCTAAAAATATTGTCCCGTCTTTAATAATTGCTGATATAATTTTTTCTGAAAATTCTATCAGCGGCATTGATTTTATATCTAAACTCGATAAAACTACGAATGAACGGACTTTTGTTATTTTTATTTCAACTGCCAATGATCCGGATACTCGTCTTAGAGCTGTTAAAGCCGGTGGCGATGCTTATATAACAAAGCCAATAAACTTTTCTAATCTGATTGAAAAAATAGAAAGCCTTTTAAATACAGTTGAAATAGATCCTTATCGCATACTTATAGTTGAAGATGAACCCGAGCTTTCAAGCTACTATTCTGCAATACTTGAAGGAACAGGAATGAAGACTATGACCGTTAATGACCCGTCAAAAGTTTTTGCTCCTTTAGTAAATTTTTATCCTGATTTAATTCTAATGGATATGTATATGCCACAATACAGCGGGATAGAAATTGCTAAATGCATTAGACAGATGGATTCTTTTTTTAGCATACCAATTGTGTTTTTGTCTGCTGAAACAGATAAAAATAAACAAATGGCCGCTATGTCAATGGGAGGGGATGATTTTTTGATAAAACCTATTGAGCCGAATTACCTTATATCGTCAGTTACTATCCGCGCTGAAAGAATGAGGATTTTAAGAAGTTTTATGGAAAAAGACGGTCTGACAGGACTCTTTAATCATACTAAAATTAAAGAAAATCTTGTTAATGCGTTTAAATACAGTAGTCGTAATAATATACCTTTAAGTTTTGCTATGATTGATATAGATTCATTTAAAAATGTAAACGATACATATGGACATCCTGTAGGGGATAAGGTAATCGTTGCTATGTCAAAGCTTCTTCAGCAAAGACTTAGAAGTACTGATATTATAGGGCGTTATGGAGGAGAAGAATTTGCCGTTATTTTGAAAGATATTAATTCGTCTTGTGCAAAAAATATTCTTAATGACTTATGTGTAAATTTTTCTAAAATTAAGCATCAAGCTGGAGATAAAGAATTTTTCGTAACTTTTAGCGCTGGTATCGCGAGTTTTCCCAATTTTAATGACCCTGTAGACCTTTGTGATGCTGCAGATAAGGCTTTATATAAAGCAAAAAATTTTGGAAAAAATCAAGTAGTAGTTGCTGAAAAAATGTTTTGTTAG
- a CDS encoding response regulator, which produces MSLEQSKILVVDDDPFVRDLLGFVLDSEGYAIETAEDGMEGLKKYSSDADINLVISDMNMPEMNGLEMLEKIRSDKKNIPFILLSGDDDIAVGNKIFDEIKTFCLIKDENIQDTIGSLVNKILTNS; this is translated from the coding sequence ATGAGTTTAGAACAATCAAAAATTCTTGTAGTTGACGATGATCCTTTTGTAAGAGACCTGCTTGGGTTTGTTCTCGATTCCGAAGGATATGCTATTGAAACCGCTGAAGATGGTATGGAGGGACTAAAAAAATATAGTTCAGATGCTGATATTAATTTAGTAATTTCAGACATGAATATGCCTGAAATGAATGGTTTAGAGATGCTTGAAAAGATACGTTCAGATAAAAAAAATATTCCTTTTATACTTCTTTCAGGAGATGATGACATTGCTGTCGGGAATAAAATATTTGACGAAATAAAAACTTTTTGCTTAATAAAAGACGAAAATATTCAAGATACAATCGGAAGTTTGGTTAATAAAATATTGACCAATTCTTAA
- a CDS encoding hybrid sensor histidine kinase/response regulator: MAFDKSKFIKKFIEEARDHIEKLNKGLLALEKNPEDMDSLNSIFRSAHTIKGSSRMMKFSSISDLAHKLEDAFDGLRSKKIPYTKELSNLFFKVIDLISGMLDKIASGDENIELNIEIIEELETSITKSQIAEKSEKQPETSDEKKENQQESVNQKISKHDETTKNKAIVVSAPKKEEFKDKIKKEEAIRIDSSKLDDLINHMGEIVSSYSGLKRSIFNTKEIEDSLKKSLDDLNSLRNNSQFKDIDIFFENTQLLALNIKKYLKTIKNDINIQEPLIKELHEKSLNMRMLPLSTIFDGFHREVRDIAREFGKDIDFIVEGGETEIDKKIIEKLTDPMLHMLRNSIDHGIEPLQDRINAGKPPKGLIHIIAYYESGSVIIEIIDDGRGISIKNIKEKAIKKKFFDEKTIENMSESELTDIIFIPGFSTSSIITDLSGRGVGMDVVKTNIVEQLKGTILISTKEEKGTTFLIRLPLTLAVLKLFLFTVSNTIFAVPSHSVRELVMISESDIFKILEKRAISLREEIIPLEEIYLILKLKANEALIKKKIFILIVSTGKESLGLIIDNLVDEVDMVIKPLPIIMGGVQAISGFTLWDNKIINVLNIPFIIKMAKDINYKTPIKELIPSSVEKELKILVVDDSLSTREIEKNILEAYGYNVDIAINGLEAIEKTKDIRYDVVITDVEMPQMDGFSLTENLRKDSYYKDIPIIIVTSRANPEDKLRGIKVGANAYIIKGEFDQSLLLDTIHKLIG; this comes from the coding sequence TTGGCTTTCGATAAATCAAAATTTATTAAAAAATTTATAGAAGAGGCAAGAGACCATATCGAAAAATTAAATAAAGGTCTTTTAGCTCTTGAAAAAAATCCCGAAGATATGGATTCTCTTAATTCTATATTTCGTTCTGCCCATACAATAAAAGGCTCTTCAAGAATGATGAAATTTAGCTCTATTAGCGATCTTGCCCATAAACTTGAAGATGCATTTGACGGCCTTAGAAGTAAAAAAATACCATATACCAAAGAATTATCAAATCTTTTTTTTAAGGTAATAGACCTTATTAGCGGAATGCTCGATAAAATAGCATCAGGTGATGAAAACATAGAATTAAACATTGAAATAATCGAAGAGTTAGAAACATCTATAACAAAGTCTCAAATAGCCGAAAAGTCTGAAAAACAACCTGAAACATCAGATGAAAAAAAAGAGAATCAACAAGAATCCGTCAATCAAAAAATTTCAAAGCATGATGAAACCACTAAGAATAAAGCAATCGTTGTTTCAGCTCCAAAAAAAGAAGAATTTAAGGATAAAATAAAAAAAGAAGAAGCGATACGTATAGATTCGTCTAAATTAGATGATTTAATAAATCACATGGGTGAAATTGTATCGTCTTATAGCGGATTGAAAAGGTCTATATTTAATACAAAAGAGATCGAAGATTCTCTGAAAAAAAGCTTAGATGATTTAAATTCTTTACGGAATAATTCACAATTTAAAGATATAGACATTTTTTTTGAAAATACCCAGTTATTAGCTTTAAATATAAAAAAATATTTAAAGACCATTAAAAATGATATAAATATTCAAGAACCTTTAATAAAAGAATTGCATGAAAAATCTCTTAATATGAGAATGCTCCCTCTTTCTACAATTTTTGATGGTTTTCATCGAGAAGTAAGAGATATAGCTCGTGAGTTCGGAAAAGATATTGATTTTATTGTTGAAGGCGGAGAGACAGAAATTGATAAAAAAATAATTGAAAAACTAACGGATCCTATGCTTCATATGCTTAGAAATTCGATTGATCATGGAATTGAACCTTTACAAGATCGTATTAATGCAGGAAAACCTCCTAAGGGCTTAATTCATATTATCGCTTATTATGAAAGCGGCAGCGTAATTATCGAAATAATTGATGACGGACGAGGCATTTCGATTAAAAATATTAAAGAGAAAGCTATAAAGAAAAAATTTTTTGATGAAAAAACAATAGAAAATATGTCTGAATCTGAACTTACCGATATTATATTTATTCCAGGATTTAGCACCAGCTCTATCATTACAGACCTTTCTGGCCGAGGAGTCGGAATGGACGTAGTTAAAACTAATATTGTTGAACAGCTAAAAGGCACTATACTTATATCAACAAAAGAGGAAAAAGGCACAACTTTTCTTATTCGTTTGCCTTTAACTTTAGCAGTGCTTAAACTTTTTTTATTTACAGTTTCTAATACAATATTTGCTGTTCCATCCCATTCAGTTCGTGAATTAGTTATGATTTCAGAATCGGATATTTTTAAAATTTTAGAAAAACGAGCAATTAGTCTTAGAGAAGAAATTATACCGCTTGAAGAAATTTATTTAATTTTAAAATTAAAGGCTAATGAGGCGTTGATTAAAAAAAAGATATTCATTTTAATTGTATCTACCGGAAAAGAATCATTAGGACTTATTATTGATAATTTAGTAGATGAAGTTGATATGGTAATAAAACCTTTACCGATAATAATGGGAGGGGTTCAAGCTATTTCTGGCTTTACACTTTGGGATAATAAAATAATTAATGTGCTTAATATTCCTTTTATCATTAAAATGGCTAAAGATATAAACTATAAAACGCCTATAAAAGAATTAATTCCATCCAGTGTTGAAAAAGAGTTAAAAATTCTTGTAGTTGACGATTCTTTAAGCACAAGGGAAATTGAAAAAAATATACTTGAAGCCTACGGATATAATGTTGATATCGCTATAAACGGACTTGAAGCGATCGAAAAAACAAAAGATATAAGATATGATGTTGTAATAACTGATGTGGAGATGCCTCAAATGGATGGTTTTTCTTTAACAGAAAATCTAAGAAAAGACAGTTACTACAAAGATATTCCAATCATTATTGTTACCTCAAGGGCAAATCCTGAAGATAAATTAAGAGGTATAAAAGTTGGAGCTAATGCCTATATTATAAAAGGAGAATTTGACCAGTCTTTATTGCTTGATACAATTCATAAACTTATCGGATGA